From the genome of Desmodus rotundus isolate HL8 chromosome 2, HLdesRot8A.1, whole genome shotgun sequence, one region includes:
- the LOC112313128 gene encoding large ribosomal subunit protein uL24-like — protein sequence MKFNPFVTSDQSKNRKRHFNAPSHIRRKIMSSPLSKELKQKYSVRSMPIQKDDEVQVVQGHYKGQQIGKVVQVYRKKYVIYTERVQWEKANGTTVHLGIHPSTVVITRLKLDKDRKKMLEGKAKSRQVGKEKGKYKEETIEKMQE from the coding sequence ATGAAGTTCAATCCCTTTGTGACTTCTGACCAGAGCAAGAACCGTAAAAGGCATTTCAATGCACCGTCCCACATTCGCAGGAAGATTATGTCTTCTCCTCTTTCCAAAGAGCTGAAACAGAAGTACAGTGTTCGATCCATGCCCATCCAAAAGGATGATGAAGTCCAGGTTGTGCAAGGACATTACAAAGGGCAGCAAATTGGCAAAGTGGTCCAGGTTTACAGGAAGAAATATGTCATCTACACTGAACGAGTGCAGTGGGAGAAAGCTAATGGTACAACTGTTCATTTGGGCATTCACCCCAGCACGGTGGTTATCACTAGACTAAAACTGGACAAAGACCGCAAAAAGATGCTTGAAGGTAAAGCCAAATCTCGCCaagtaggaaaggaaaagggcaaatacaaggaagaaacaaTTGAGAAGATGCAGGAATAA